The following proteins come from a genomic window of Pyxidicoccus sp. MSG2:
- a CDS encoding M3 family metallopeptidase translates to MRLTLVIIVTLALAGCAARPSSLKPAPPIGAARLEPDAGRHLATTPERFLAACAEDIQRARAHVEALLALRPPRDTVEALTSYDDAIALLDDAVARSGIAANAHPDATFREAGRTCEQEVEAARTDLSLDHRLYEALAALELDGQDAATRRWVARVLRDFRRAGVDRDAATRQKLRELHEQLTWLGQEFGRHILEDVRHVDVAPQALEGLPEDFVRAHPPGADGRVRITTETPDYLPFMAYARGDAAREALWRVNRLRGHPENLETLSRLLETRHALATLLGYPNWAAYASEDKMVRGPQAAADFIERLSTAAEARARDDYAALLARKRKDTPGATGVEPWEQAFLEDRVRDEQYHYDSREVRSYFEYTRVKQGLLDITARLFGLTYRRVPDAPVWHPDVEVWDVYEGGTRLGRFYLDMHSRPDKYTHSAQWDLATGRAGKTLPEGVLTCNFPRPGAHPALLQHSEVRAFFHEFGHLLHHILGGRTRWAGLSGSRTERDFVEAPAQVLEEWAWRPESLQRFARHVVTGEPLPADTIARMRRADAFGKGLWLRQQLFYAAVSLQLHTADPANLDTTTQVKALQERYLPFRTASDAYVHLSFTQLDGYYSSAYYAYLWSLVIARDLLTPFQQHGLMDPATARRYRDAVLGPGGSKDAADLVRDFLGRDYGFSAYTRWLDGA, encoded by the coding sequence TTGCGTCTCACGCTCGTCATCATCGTCACCCTCGCGCTCGCGGGGTGCGCCGCTCGCCCCTCCTCCCTCAAGCCCGCCCCGCCCATTGGAGCCGCGCGGCTGGAGCCCGACGCGGGGCGCCATCTCGCCACCACCCCCGAGCGCTTCCTCGCGGCCTGCGCGGAGGACATCCAGCGGGCCCGGGCCCACGTGGAGGCGCTGTTGGCCCTGCGCCCGCCGCGGGACACGGTGGAGGCCCTCACCTCCTACGACGACGCCATCGCCCTGCTGGACGACGCCGTGGCGCGCTCCGGAATCGCCGCCAACGCCCACCCGGACGCCACCTTCCGGGAGGCGGGCCGCACGTGCGAGCAGGAGGTGGAGGCGGCGCGCACGGACCTCTCGCTGGACCACCGCCTGTACGAGGCGCTGGCGGCGCTGGAGCTGGACGGGCAGGACGCGGCCACGCGGCGCTGGGTGGCGCGGGTGCTGCGCGACTTCCGGCGCGCCGGCGTGGACCGGGACGCGGCCACGCGCCAGAAGCTGCGGGAGCTGCACGAGCAGCTCACCTGGCTGGGCCAGGAGTTCGGCCGCCACATCCTGGAGGACGTACGGCACGTGGACGTGGCGCCCCAGGCGCTGGAGGGGCTGCCCGAGGACTTCGTGCGCGCACACCCGCCCGGAGCGGATGGCCGCGTGCGCATCACCACCGAGACGCCGGACTACCTGCCCTTCATGGCGTACGCACGCGGCGACGCGGCCCGCGAGGCGCTCTGGCGCGTCAACCGGCTGCGCGGCCACCCGGAAAACCTCGAGACGCTGTCGCGCCTGCTCGAGACGCGCCACGCGCTGGCCACGCTTTTGGGCTACCCCAACTGGGCCGCCTATGCCTCCGAGGACAAGATGGTGCGCGGGCCCCAGGCCGCCGCGGACTTCATCGAGCGGCTGTCCACCGCCGCCGAAGCGCGCGCGCGCGACGACTACGCCGCGCTGCTCGCGCGCAAGCGGAAGGACACGCCGGGCGCCACCGGGGTGGAGCCCTGGGAGCAGGCCTTCCTTGAGGACCGCGTGCGCGACGAGCAGTACCACTACGACTCGCGAGAGGTGCGCTCGTACTTCGAATACACCCGGGTGAAGCAGGGCCTGCTGGACATCACCGCGCGCCTCTTCGGGCTCACCTACCGCCGCGTGCCGGACGCGCCCGTGTGGCACCCGGACGTGGAGGTCTGGGACGTCTACGAGGGCGGCACGCGGCTGGGTCGCTTCTACCTGGACATGCACTCGCGCCCGGACAAGTACACGCACTCGGCGCAGTGGGACCTGGCCACCGGCCGCGCCGGGAAGACGCTCCCGGAGGGCGTGCTGACGTGCAACTTCCCCCGGCCCGGCGCCCACCCCGCCCTGCTCCAGCACAGCGAGGTGCGCGCCTTCTTCCACGAGTTCGGCCACCTGCTGCACCACATCCTCGGCGGCCGCACGCGCTGGGCCGGCCTGTCCGGCTCCCGCACCGAGCGCGACTTCGTGGAGGCCCCCGCCCAGGTGCTGGAGGAGTGGGCCTGGCGCCCCGAGTCCCTCCAGCGCTTCGCCCGGCACGTCGTCACCGGCGAGCCGCTGCCCGCGGACACCATCGCCCGGATGCGGCGCGCGGATGCCTTCGGCAAGGGACTGTGGCTGCGCCAGCAGCTCTTCTACGCCGCCGTCAGCCTCCAGCTGCACACGGCCGACCCGGCGAACCTGGACACCACCACGCAGGTGAAGGCGCTGCAGGAGCGCTACCTGCCCTTCCGCACCGCGAGCGACGCCTACGTCCACCTCTCCTTCACCCAGCTCGACGGCTACTACTCCTCCGCCTACTACGCCTACCTCTGGTCGCTCGTCATCGCGCGGGACTTGCTCACGCCCTTCCAGCAGCACGGGCTGATGGACCCCGCCACCGCGCGGCGCTACCGGGACGCCGTGCTGGGGCCGGGCGGCTCCAAGGACGCGGCCGACCTGGTGAGGGACTTCCTCGGCCGCGACTACGGCTTCAGCGCCTACACCCGCTGGCTGGACGGCGCCTGA
- a CDS encoding amidohydrolase family protein has protein sequence MPMPALSDTEGPRLPEGLPPVVDAHVHVFPDRVFEAVWRWFDEYGWPIRYKLHTPQVVSFLLSRGVSRVVALHYAHRPGMARALNAYVAEVARAEPRVLGLATVLPGEEGAVSILEEAFALGLRGVKLHCHVQCFAPDAPELQDIYAACARAGRPLVMHAGREPSSPNYKCDTYALCGAERVERVLKDFPTLKLCIPHLGADEFDAYARLLERHDNLWLDTTMAVAGYFPVPPPREALQVRPERILYGTDFPNIPYAWDRELKALLGMKLRDEVLAGILGQNALRLYGE, from the coding sequence ATGCCCATGCCCGCGCTCTCCGACACGGAGGGTCCGCGCCTGCCCGAGGGGCTTCCCCCGGTGGTGGACGCGCACGTGCACGTCTTCCCGGACCGCGTCTTCGAGGCGGTGTGGCGCTGGTTCGACGAGTACGGCTGGCCCATCCGCTACAAGCTGCACACGCCCCAGGTGGTGTCCTTCCTCCTGTCGCGAGGGGTGAGCCGGGTGGTGGCGCTCCACTATGCCCACCGGCCGGGCATGGCCCGCGCCCTCAACGCGTACGTGGCGGAGGTGGCCCGCGCCGAGCCCCGCGTGCTGGGGCTGGCCACCGTGCTGCCCGGCGAGGAGGGGGCCGTGTCGATTCTCGAGGAGGCCTTCGCCCTCGGGCTGCGGGGGGTGAAGCTGCACTGCCATGTGCAGTGCTTCGCCCCGGACGCGCCCGAGCTCCAGGACATCTACGCCGCGTGCGCCCGGGCGGGGCGACCGCTCGTCATGCATGCCGGCCGGGAGCCCTCGAGCCCGAACTACAAATGCGACACGTATGCCCTCTGCGGCGCCGAGCGCGTGGAGCGCGTGCTGAAGGACTTCCCCACGCTGAAGCTGTGCATCCCCCACCTGGGGGCGGACGAGTTCGACGCCTACGCGCGCCTGCTCGAGCGACACGACAACCTCTGGCTGGACACCACCATGGCGGTGGCCGGCTACTTCCCCGTCCCCCCGCCCCGCGAGGCGCTGCAGGTGCGGCCCGAGCGCATCCTCTACGGGACGGACTTTCCCAACATCCCCTACGCGTGGGACCGCGAGCTCAAGGCGCTGCTCGGCATGAAGCTGCGTGACGAGGTCCTGGCGGGCATCCTGGGTCAGAACGCACTCCGGCTGTATGGGGAATGA